One window from the genome of Anopheles coluzzii chromosome X, AcolN3, whole genome shotgun sequence encodes:
- the LOC120960871 gene encoding uncharacterized protein LOC120960871 produces the protein MNRFLRMKKEDFFHLLSLVGPKIAKMDTDFRKAITEQERLLITLRYLATGETFTSLQYVFRVSRHSISRIVKETCACLIEALRDYVKLPSTEEEWLAISRRFEQRWRFPHAIGAIDGKHVEIICPRNSGSEYHNYQKFFSIVLMVVVDADYNFLWADAGGKGGISDGGIFKNTRLYHKLENDQLNIPPATPLQVPYQTPVPYLILGDKAFAFTNYCLRPYSGVHPPDSMERIFNKMHSTCRMPVENSLGILANRWRVLKGIQLQPDVAKNIVLTTVYLHNFLRKHASRDTYTPPSAFDRVVRGRRVDGDWRSEGGLTDLQNIASRPSENLADIRNHIANHLKHNRST, from the exons ATGAACCGATTTTTAAGGATGAAGAAGGAAGATTTCTTCCATTTACTGTCCCTTGTTGGTCCAAAAATTGCGAAAATGGACACAGATTTCCGCAAAGCAATCACGGAACAGGAAAGGCTGCTGATAACATTGCGTTATCTTGCGACTGGAGAGACATTTACCAGCCTCCAATACGTGTTCCGG GTGTCGAGGCATTCTATCAGCAGAATAGTTAAAGAGACGTGCGCATGTCTTATCGAGGCTTTGCGGGATTATGTCAAG ctACCCTCTACCGAAGAAGAATGGCTTGCAATCTCAAGACGATTTGAGCAGCGCTGGAGATTTCCTCACGCAATAGGTGCAATCGATGGGAAGCACGTTGAAATTATTTGCCCTCGTAATAGCGGATCCGAATATCACAACTATCAAAAATTTTTTAGTATTGTATTAATGGTTGTGGTCGATGCTGATTATAACTTTTTATGGGCAGATGCTGGTGGTAAGGGAGGAATATCGGACggtggaatatttaaaaacacacgGCTGTATCACAAGCTAGAAAACGACCAACTAAACATTCCACCAGCAACGCCATTGCAGGTCCCGTACCAAACCCCAGTCCCATACTTAATTCTCGGTGACAAGGCATTTGCCTTTACCAATTACTGCTTAAGACCGTACAGCGGGGTGCATCCTCCTGATTCAATGGAGCGTATATTCAACAAAATGCACTCTACTTGTCGTATGCCAGTTGAAAATTCGCTTGGAATATTAGCGAATCGATGGAGAGTGCTCAAAGGCATACAACTGCAGCCGGATGTTGccaaaaacattgttttgaCAACAGTTTACTTGCACAATTTTTTGCGCAAGCATGCTTCGcgggacacatacacacccccGTCTGCATTTGATAGGGTTGTTCGCGGGCGACGAGTCGATGGAGATTGGAGAAGTGAAGGGGGCTTGACCGATCTCCAAAACATTGCTTCCCGACCTTCAGAAAATCTTGCTGACATAAGGAACCACATTGCAAACCATTTAAAACATAATCGTTCTACGTAA
- the LOC120957857 gene encoding uncharacterized protein LOC120957857: MEQAGSSRRNEKIDHEKSLRFIAEVQKHRVLWEKKNKNYKNVVLKGDAWAAIAAKEEVSPQDAKHLWSRLLGIYRTNKAKVKKTTQTGAGNDDVFRPRWFAYQAMSFVDEATQDAVHVDTVSMFILILNN; the protein is encoded by the exons ATGGAACAAGCAGGAAGCAGTCGACGCAATGAAAAAATA GATCATGAAAAAAGCCTCCGCTTCATTGCCGAGGTGCAAAAGCACCGTGTTTtgtgggagaaaaaaaataaaaactataaaaatgtAGTTTTGAAGGGCGACGCGTGGGCTGCGATAGCGGCCAAGGAGGAGGTTTCGCCACAAGATGCGAAACATCTGTGGTCCCGACTCCTTGGCATTTATCGGACCAACAAGGCCAAGGTCAAGAAGACGACGCAAACCGGTGCAG gcAATGACGACGTGTTCCGGCCACGGTGGTTCGCCTACCAAGCGATGTCTTTTGTAGACGAGGCCACCCAAGATGCGGTGCATGTAGACACGGTGAGTATGTTTatacttattttaaataactaG